Part of the Arthrobacter globiformis genome is shown below.
GGCCACGACGAATAATCAGAAGGAGTGTGCGATGGCTGACCGGCTGGTTGCCGACGTAATGGTGGAGCGCCTCAAAGCCTGGGGCGTCAACAGGGTCTTCGGCTACAGCGGGGACGGCATCAACGGCTTCATGGGCGCGCTGCGCCGTAGCGGCGCCGGCGGCGACGACAGTGGCGACCCGGGAGCCGGCGTCGAATTCGTCCAGGCGCGGCACGAGGAAACGGCGGCGTTCATGGCCGTCGGGCACGCAAAGTACACCGGCCGGGTGGGTGTGGTGACGTCCACCCAGGGGCCGGGCGCGGTGCACCTCCTCAACGGGCTCTATGACGCCAAGCTGGATGGCGTCCCCGTGGTGGCCATCATCGGCCAGCAGAGCCGCAGCGTGCTGGGGTCGGCCTACATGCAGGAAATCGACCTGCTCACACTCTTCAAGGACGTGGCCGCGCAGTTCGCGCAAATGGTCAGCACACCGGAGCAGCTTCCCATGGTGCTGGACCGCGCCTTCCGCACAGCCCTCGAAACCCGCACCCCGTGCGTTGTGATTGTCCCGCACGACATCCAGAAGGCTCCGGCCCCCGAGCTCGACCAGGAGCACGGAATCATCGTCACCGCGCCCGAATGGCAGCCTGCACGGGTGCTGCCCCGCGATGACGACCTGGCCAGGGCCGCCGAGGTGCTGGGAGCCGGCAGTAAGGTGGCGTTCCTAGTGGGGCAGGGCGCCAAGAACGCCCAGGCCGAGGTGGTCGCCCTGGCGCAGCAACTGGACGCCGGCATCACCACCAGCCTCCTGGGCAAGCCGTACATGGATGAGACGCTGCCGTTTGCGGCGGGCACCATGGGGCACCTCGGTTCCACCGCCAGCGCCCATCTGATGGGGAACTGCGACACCCTCCTGATTATCGGCTCCAACGACCCGTGGACCGAGTTCTATCCGAAACCCGGGGCTGCCCGGGCCGTCCAGGTGGACATCGACGGGCGGAAGGTCGGCAACCGGTACCCCGTCGAAGTTGGTCTTGTGGGCGATGCGGCCGAAACCCTTGCCAGGCTGGCGGAGCTGCTGAACGGCGCCGGCGGGCAAAAAGAGGCCCGCAAGCAGTGGCGGGCGGACGTGGAGGATCAGGTCCGCAGTTGGCGCGCCCTCGCCGAGGAGCGCTCCCGAGTTCCGGCCAGCCCCGTCAACCCGGAGCTCGTGGTCCGCGAGCTCAGCGGCAGGCTGCCGCACAACGCCCAGGTGAGTGTCGACGTCGGGAGCTGCGTCTACTGGTATGCGCGCCAGCTGACCCTGCCGGCCGGAGTTCCGGCGCACCTTTCGGGGACGCTGGCCAGCATGGGCTGCTCGGTTCCGTACGGGATCGCGGCCAAGCTGGCCCGGCCGGACCGGCCCGTCGTGGCTCTGGCCGGCGACGGCGCCATGCAGATGGCAGGCATCGCCGAGCTGGTAACCGTGGCCCACCGCTGGCGGCAGTGGCCGGACCCGCGCTTCGTGGTTTGCGTGTTCAATAACAGGGATCTGGCCGAGGTCACCTGGGAGCAGCGCGAGACCGAATCCGAGCCGCGGTTCCCGGACAGCCAGGAAATCCCTGACTTCCCCTATGCCGGATACGCGGAGCTGCTGGGGCTTACCGGCAT
Proteins encoded:
- a CDS encoding thiamine pyrophosphate-requiring protein, translated to MADRLVADVMVERLKAWGVNRVFGYSGDGINGFMGALRRSGAGGDDSGDPGAGVEFVQARHEETAAFMAVGHAKYTGRVGVVTSTQGPGAVHLLNGLYDAKLDGVPVVAIIGQQSRSVLGSAYMQEIDLLTLFKDVAAQFAQMVSTPEQLPMVLDRAFRTALETRTPCVVIVPHDIQKAPAPELDQEHGIIVTAPEWQPARVLPRDDDLARAAEVLGAGSKVAFLVGQGAKNAQAEVVALAQQLDAGITTSLLGKPYMDETLPFAAGTMGHLGSTASAHLMGNCDTLLIIGSNDPWTEFYPKPGAARAVQVDIDGRKVGNRYPVEVGLVGDAAETLARLAELLNGAGGQKEARKQWRADVEDQVRSWRALAEERSRVPASPVNPELVVRELSGRLPHNAQVSVDVGSCVYWYARQLTLPAGVPAHLSGTLASMGCSVPYGIAAKLARPDRPVVALAGDGAMQMAGIAELVTVAHRWRQWPDPRFVVCVFNNRDLAEVTWEQRETESEPRFPDSQEIPDFPYAGYAELLGLTGIRVESPEQLAGAWDRALAAERPVVIEVLTAPDVPLLPPFPAGAEKLDGMRSALAAEGESGEGAAALLDTYEGQESRG